One Helicoverpa zea isolate HzStark_Cry1AcR chromosome 20, ilHelZeax1.1, whole genome shotgun sequence genomic region harbors:
- the LOC124640448 gene encoding uncharacterized protein LOC124640448 encodes MDHNAFKTTSITKFDIKGKTLYVKVLWKQNQNDLFHIKIFDGDVTWSGRFSNEFAKKYRERFEETEEQYNKRVKKCLKGSIPSEFTYDFSVNHEDSNSATFTWKKRFQDSMHGLAVLVHGSVPIHQDPSPESKDVLLDFLLEENKELRSTIDRLHGKNEAIVTDLHKCKTELEKFVDIKTSLETSLYGKFVQLLNAKKRRIQVLEDSLHKFSAPKAVIAEQ; translated from the coding sequence atggatCACAATGCATTCAAAACTACATCAATCACAAAATTCGATATTAAAGGAAAAACTCTTTATGTAAAAGTTCTTTGGAAGCAGAACCAAAATGATTTGTTCCACATAAAGATATTTGACGGCGATGTGACTTGGTCGGGAAGATTTTCTAATGAATTTGCCAAAAAATATAGAGAACGCTTTGAAGAAACAGAAGAACAATATAATAAACGAGTGAAGAAGTGTTTGAAGGGGTCTATTCCAAGTGAATTTACATACGATTTTTCTGTTAATCATGAGGATAGCAATTCCGCTACTTTTACTTGGAAAAAGAGGTTTCAAGACTCTATGCATGGTCTAGCGGTTCTCGTTCATGGTTCTGTTCCTATTCATCAAGACCCAAGCCCAGAATCTAAAGACGTACTACTAGACTTCTTATTGGAAGAGAACAAAGAACTGAGGAGTACGATCGACCGTCTACATGGAAAGAATGAAGCGATCGTGACAGACCTACATAAATGCAAAACTGAATTGGAAAAATTTGTAGATATTAAAACCTCTTTGGAGACCAGCCTCTATGGAAAGTTTGTGCAGTTATTGAATGCTAAAAAGAGGAGGATACAAGTCTTGGAAGACAGCCTTCATAAATTTTCCGCGCCCAAAGCTGTGATTGCTGAGCAATGA
- the LOC124640206 gene encoding uncharacterized protein LOC124640206 produces the protein MIKTVALLCLVATASALGGPWKGSLKVRFDITLFGIGTSAFIELPQSGTKAVAAGWKQKERPNGPAGYANLAMWCPKNDYTVCVLIDDTDYIAGLQVALNTEQFSNNIYDWTAQGFTYWTTELDGSVKNYWTTQQYYVSTEFLQTDAAARIAARNPKLLLQDEAIYVSGFNGEPYKISTNVSDITGHDSDFKKMACIPWMGQHYYYKMDENLGCGPGSMFPWFPLVDSDQLIGVGLLTFGKHAVPEGNRDWFETPNRAAVEAIVPHGPPCMYDQVDKTGVVTMHTYFIKHPYAVTCVF, from the exons ATGATTAAAACAGTTGCCCTATTGTGCCTGGTCGCGACGGCGTCCGCTTTGGGCG GACCATGGAAGGGAAGCCTGAAGG TGCGATTCGACATAACCCTCTTCGGTATCGGGACTTCAGCGTTCATAGAGCTGCCACAGTCAGGAACCAAGGCTGTGGCAGCCGGATGGAAGCAGAAGGAGAGACCTAATGGCCCGGCCGGGTATGCTAACCTCGCCATGTGGTGTCCTAAGAACGATTATACCGTATGCGTGCTCATTGACGACACTGATTATATTGCGGGGCTGCAAGTTGCG TTGAATACCGAGCAATTCTCCAACAATATATATGACTGGACAGCCCAGGGCTTCACTTATTGGACCACTGAACTTGATGGATCAgttaaaaactactggacgacTCAGCAATACTATGTTTCTACTG AATTCCTTCAAACTGACGCAGCAGCGCGCATCGCCGCCCGCAACCCGAAGTTGCTGCTACAAGACGAAGCCATCTACGTGTCCGGTTTCAATGGCGAACCTTACAAGATCTCAACTAACGTGTCTGATATTACCGGACATGACTCTGACTTTAAAAAGATGGCTTGCATTCCTTGGATGG GTCAACACTACTACTACAAAATGGACGAGAACTTGGGCTGTGGACCAGGGTCCATGTTCCCCTGGTTTCCACTGGTTGACTCCGACCAGTTGATCGGCGTCGGTTTGTTGACGTTCGGCAAACACGCCGTTCCAGAAGGCAACAGGGACTGGTTCGAAACACCTAACAGAGCTGCTGTAGAG GCTATAGTTCCTCATGGACCTCCGTGCATGTACGACCAAGTTGATAAAACAGGAGTGGTCACGATGCATACATACTTCATCAAGCATCCTTATGCAGTCACATGTGTATTTTAA
- the LOC124640207 gene encoding ribosomal RNA processing protein 36 homolog, which yields MSSSEESDNESIVDEQDDGERSEIRSQLSTLSFEELQKLKEKIGAKVYKEALFGKADKKKESDGPKIFKRENKNRPREMSSKKPVRMLQAIPTIKKKEIRDPRFDPLCGEFDKKQFSENYNFLSDIRMKDIKAIRAELKETTDPERQIKLRRLLQRLNDQHKHTKKSKIEREAMEKNKVHIEQEFKEGRQPHFKNKSEQHVEALVKQYEELKKEGAGRIQRHLKRRQQKVKKRSYKAPTGVS from the exons ATGAGTAGCAGTGAAGAATCAGATAATGAATCTATCGTTGACGAGCAGGACGATGGTGAAAGG TCAGAAATAAGATCGCAGCTATCGACTTTATCATTTGAAGAATTAcagaaattaaaagaaaaaataggtGCCAAAGTATACAAAGAAGCTCTGTTTGGTAAGGCTGACAAGAAGAAAGAGAGTGATGgaccaaaaatattcaaaagagaaaataaaaacagaccTCGTGAGATGAGTTCCAAGAAACCTGTTCGAATGTTGCAGGCTATACCAACAATTAAGAAAAAGGAGATCCGTGATCCAAg ATTTGACCCTCTGTGTGGTGAATTTGACAAGAAGCAGTTCTCCGAAAACTATAATTTCCTATCAGACATCCGTATGAAAGACATAAAGGCTATTAGAGCTGAACTGAAGGAAACTACAGATCCAGAGAGACAGATTAAGTTACGCAGACTACTTCAACGGTTGAATGATCAACACAAGCATACAAAGAAGAGTAAGATTGAGAGAGAAGCAATGGAGAAGAATAAAGTACATATCGAGCAAGAGTTTAAAGAGGGAAGGCAACCACATTTCAAGAATAAAT CTGAACAACATGTGGAAGCGCTAGTGAAACAGTACGAAGAACTGAAGAAGGAAGGCGCTGGACGTATACAGCGCCATCTCAAACGAAGGCAGCAGAAAGTCAAGAAACGCTCCTACAAAGCCCCCACTGGTGTCAGTtag